A stretch of Triticum aestivum cultivar Chinese Spring chromosome 1D, IWGSC CS RefSeq v2.1, whole genome shotgun sequence DNA encodes these proteins:
- the LOC123182556 gene encoding calmodulin calcium-dependent NAD kinase, producing MRDDGPAAALVPRLAVSSASRVEELERFSHYVARQIGFDHASECPHLCTLAYDYLRKNKGYEDNIFAFFHNTADPGSLIVSFIEELDKCILGYFSFHWKCSTYMITQVLTVEGAPKRKLRNMVLEATRSQRFERVTRNLKVTRLFSTLVEELKAIGLSPQGPAQCSDVMVPVAHCDRSPVLLLMGGGMGAGKSTVLKDILKESFWSGAAANAVVVEADAFKETDVIYRAISSRGHHNDMLQTAELVHQSSMDAASSLLVTALNEGRDVIMDGTLSWEPFFQQTVAMARAVHRQRYRMGVGYKVTEDGSITEDYWEPVEARSADEESEMRSRKPYRIELVGVVCDAYLAVVRGIRRAVITGRAVRVKSQLQSHKRFATAFRGYCGVVDNARLYSTNSMGAPKLIGWKDGESNLLVDPEEIGCLERVSGLNDEANCVDELYPDGQPSPSAWQDLVASPSRASVQRELRAAVQASEARFRAASLADGALRGDAPVQTF from the exons ATGAGGGACGACGGGCCCGCGGCGGCGCTGGTGCCGCGCCTGGCCGTCTCCAGCgccagccgcgtcgaggagctcgAGCGCTTCTCCCATTACGTCG CCAGGCAAATCGGGTTCGACCACGCCAGCGAGTGCCCCCACCTGTGCACGCTGGCCTACGACTACCTGCGCAAGAACAAGGGCTACGAGGACAACATATTCGCCTTCTTCCACAACACCGCCGACCCCGGCTCCCTCATCGTCAGCTTCATCGAGGAGCTCGACAAGTGCATACTCGGCTACTTCTCCTTCCACTGGAAATGCTCCACCTACATGATCACCCAG GTTCTGACAGTGGAAGGCGCGCCCAAGAGAAAGCTCAGGAACATGGTATTGGAGGCCACTAG GAGTCAGAGATTCGAAAGGGTCACAAGAAACTTGAAGGTAACTAGGCTATTCTCCACACTGGTGGAAGAGCTGAAGGCCATAGGACTATCTCCCCAAGGTCCGGCACAGTGCAGCGATGTGATGGTCCCAGTAGCACATTGTGATCGCAGCCCAGTCCTACTCCTGATGGGTGGTGGAATGGGAGCTGGCAAGAGCACTGTACTTAAAGATATACTAAAGGA ATCATTTTGGTCTGGAGCAGCAGCAAATGCAGTGGTGGTGGAGGCAGATGCATTCAAGGAAACCGATGTTATATATCGAGCCATCAGCTCAAGAGGCCACCACAACGACATGTTGCAGACAGCAGAGCTG GTGCACCAGTCATCGATGGACGCGGCCTCATCGCTCCTGGTGACCGCCCTGAACGAAGGGAGGGACGTGATCATGGATGGCACACTGTCATGGGAGCCATTCTTCCAGCAAACGGTAGCCATGGCAAGGGCAGTGCACCGGCAGAGGTACCGCATGGGCGTCGGCTACAAGGTCACTGAAGATGGGTCAATCACGGAGGATTACTGGGAGCCGGTCGAGGCCCGCAGTGCCGACGAAGAGAGCGAGATGAGGTCGAGGAAGCCTTACCGCATCGAGCTGGTCGGTGTCGTCTGTGATGCCTACCTCGCTGTTGTGAGAGGAATCAG GAGAGCGGTGATCACGGGGAGAGCGGTGAGGGTCAAGTCCCAGCTGCAGTCGCACAAGCGATTCGCCACCGCGTTCCGCGGATACTGCGGCGTCGTCGACAACGCGAGGCTCTACAGCACCAACTCCATGGGTGCCCCAAAG TTGATAGGGTGGAAGGACGGCGAGAGCAACCTGCTGGTGGACCCGGAGGAGATCGGGTGCCTGGAGCGGGTGAGCGGCCTGAACGACGAGGCCAACTGCGTGGACGAGCTCTACCCGGACGGGCAGCCGTCGCCGTCGGCGTGGCAGGACCTCGTCGCGTCACCGTCGAGGGCGTCCGTGCAGCGCGAGCTCAGGGCCGCCGTCCAGGCGAGCGAGGCGCGCTTCCGGGCCGCGTCGCTGGCCGACGGTGCCCTCCGCGGCGACGCGCCGGTACAAACTTTTTGA